In Methylobacterium aquaticum, the following are encoded in one genomic region:
- the lpxD gene encoding UDP-3-O-(3-hydroxymyristoyl)glucosamine N-acyltransferase: MSEPVFFPLAGPVSLHEIAALSGAPLPPGVDGEAVIRAASPLESAGPDDLAYMDNAKYAGALATTRARACLVTPRFAARVPEGTVALVTPQAYRAFATVLARLFPSAARPTSLFGATGVSPGSFVHPTARLEPGVVVDPGVVIGPQAEIGAETVLAAGCVVGPNVRIGRGCAIGPNASVLHAFLGNRVIVHGGARIGQDGFGFAMGPGGHLKVPQVGRVIIQDDVEIGANTTIDRGASRDTVVGEGTKIDNLVQIAHNVVIGRHCVIVAQVGISGSTTLEDYVVLGGQVGVVGHLRIGMGAQIAGSSNVNKDVPAGSRWGGTPAKPVREWFREMTTLKNLAARSRDEAGEG; this comes from the coding sequence ATGTCGGAACCGGTCTTCTTCCCCCTCGCGGGTCCCGTCAGCCTGCACGAGATCGCGGCGCTCTCCGGCGCGCCCCTGCCGCCGGGCGTCGACGGCGAGGCGGTGATCCGCGCAGCGAGCCCCCTCGAGAGCGCCGGCCCCGACGACCTCGCCTATATGGACAACGCCAAATATGCCGGGGCCCTGGCGACGACGCGGGCCCGGGCCTGCCTCGTCACCCCGCGCTTCGCCGCCCGGGTGCCGGAAGGCACGGTGGCGCTGGTGACGCCGCAGGCCTATCGCGCCTTCGCGACGGTGCTCGCGCGCCTGTTCCCGAGCGCGGCACGCCCGACCTCGCTCTTCGGGGCCACCGGCGTGTCGCCCGGCTCCTTCGTCCACCCGACCGCCCGGCTCGAGCCGGGCGTCGTGGTCGATCCCGGGGTGGTGATCGGCCCCCAGGCGGAGATCGGCGCCGAGACGGTGCTGGCGGCGGGCTGCGTCGTCGGTCCGAACGTGCGGATCGGGCGCGGTTGCGCCATCGGCCCCAACGCCTCGGTGCTGCACGCCTTCTTGGGCAACCGGGTGATCGTGCATGGCGGCGCCCGCATCGGGCAGGACGGGTTCGGCTTCGCCATGGGGCCGGGCGGCCATCTCAAGGTGCCGCAGGTCGGCCGCGTCATCATCCAGGACGACGTCGAGATCGGCGCCAACACCACCATCGACCGGGGCGCCAGCCGCGACACGGTGGTGGGCGAGGGCACCAAGATCGACAACCTCGTCCAGATCGCCCACAACGTCGTCATCGGCCGCCACTGCGTGATCGTCGCCCAGGTCGGCATCTCGGGCTCGACGACGCTCGAGGATTACGTCGTGCTCGGCGGCCAGGTCGGGGTGGTCGGCCACCTGCGCATCGGCATGGGCGCGCAGATCGCCGGATCGAGCAACGTCAACAAGGACGTCCCGGCGGGCTCTCGCTGGGGCGGCACGCCAGCGAAGCCCGTGCGCGAGTGGTTCCGCGAGATGACGACGCTCAAGAACCTCGCGGCGCGCAGCCGGGACGAGGCCGGCGAGGGCTGA
- the fabZ gene encoding 3-hydroxyacyl-ACP dehydratase FabZ: protein MPAELGTADILRVMELLPHRYPFLMIDKIVQIDRDESCIGIKNVTINEPHFTGHFPAAPVFPGVLLIEGMAQTAGAICCAHKLKGDAKPSKVFFMTIDKAKFRKPVVPGDVVEYHMRKTSNRRFMWWFKGEAKVNGVLVAEAEIGAMLVTE from the coding sequence ATGCCTGCCGAACTGGGTACGGCCGACATCCTGCGGGTGATGGAGCTCCTGCCCCACCGCTACCCGTTCCTGATGATCGACAAGATCGTCCAGATCGACCGGGACGAGAGCTGCATCGGCATCAAGAACGTCACGATCAACGAGCCGCACTTCACCGGCCACTTCCCGGCCGCCCCGGTCTTCCCGGGCGTGCTGCTGATCGAGGGCATGGCCCAGACCGCCGGCGCGATCTGCTGCGCCCACAAGCTCAAGGGCGACGCCAAGCCGAGCAAGGTCTTCTTCATGACCATCGACAAGGCGAAGTTCCGCAAGCCGGTCGTGCCGGGCGACGTGGTCGAGTACCACATGCGCAAGACCAGCAACCGCCGCTTCATGTGGTGGTTCAAGGGCGAGGCCAAGGTGAACGGCGTGCTGGTGGCCGAGGCCGAGATCGGCGCGATGCTGGTGACCGAATGA
- the lpxA gene encoding acyl-ACP--UDP-N-acetylglucosamine O-acyltransferase → MSEAFETRIHPSAVVEDGAAIGAGVEIGPFCHVGPQVQIGDGVKLVSHVVVAGRTTIGPRTRIYPFASIGHPPQDLKFRGEDSTLTIGADCQIREGVTMNPGTAGGGLVTVVGDGCAFLANSHVGHDCRVGNHVVFSNNVMLAGHCQVGDYAILGGGAAVIQFARVGAHAFVGGLSGLENDLIPYGMAVGNRAHLSGLNIIGLQRRGFSREEIHALRKAYRLLFALEGTLMERVEDVAAEFDQHPIVQEILAFIREGGKRSVCTPREAPGPA, encoded by the coding sequence ATGAGCGAGGCGTTCGAGACCCGCATCCACCCGAGCGCGGTGGTCGAGGACGGCGCGGCGATCGGCGCCGGCGTCGAGATCGGCCCGTTCTGCCATGTCGGGCCGCAAGTCCAGATCGGCGACGGCGTGAAGCTCGTGAGCCACGTCGTGGTGGCGGGCCGGACCACCATCGGCCCGCGCACCCGGATCTACCCCTTCGCGTCGATCGGCCACCCGCCGCAGGACCTGAAGTTCCGCGGCGAGGACTCGACGCTGACGATCGGCGCCGATTGCCAGATCCGCGAGGGCGTGACGATGAACCCCGGCACCGCCGGCGGTGGGCTCGTCACCGTGGTGGGCGATGGGTGCGCGTTCCTCGCCAACAGCCATGTCGGCCACGATTGCCGGGTCGGCAACCACGTCGTGTTCTCCAACAACGTGATGCTGGCCGGCCATTGCCAGGTCGGCGACTACGCGATCCTCGGCGGCGGCGCCGCGGTGATCCAGTTCGCCCGGGTCGGCGCGCATGCCTTCGTCGGCGGCCTGTCGGGGCTGGAGAACGACCTGATTCCCTACGGCATGGCGGTGGGCAACCGCGCCCACCTGTCGGGGCTCAACATCATCGGGCTCCAGCGCCGCGGCTTCTCCCGCGAGGAGATCCACGCGCTGCGCAAGGCCTACCGGCTGCTGTTCGCCCTCGAAGGCACGCTGATGGAGCGGGTCGAGGACGTGGCGGCGGAGTTCGACCAGCATCCGATCGTGCAGGAGATCCTGGCCTTCATCCGCGAGGGCGGCAAGCGCTCGGTCTGCACCCCGCGCGAGGCCCCGGGTCCTGCTTGA
- a CDS encoding LpxI family protein: protein MGAAAAKAVSAVSPARPVAIVAGAGRLPLLIAAALEGAGRSCRVLAIRGFADPATRRRADATVDLLDVRGALDTLCAWAPAGVTLAGAVARPSPAALLNTLAAYRNREALRSLASGGDDHLLRGVLALLEEHGLQVLGVRDLAPNLMAPRGRFGTLGPDEAAEASVEAGRALLASLSPHDVGQAAVVASRRVLAVEGPEGTDRMLARARTLARRPLGLGRPPAGMVLVKRAKDGQDLRVDLPAIGPRTVRRAAEAGCLGIAVGAGDTLVLDRAETVALADRLGLFLLGLPPDSSPPVSLPPVSLPPVSLPPVFLPPDPEPSR, encoded by the coding sequence ATGGGCGCCGCGGCGGCGAAGGCCGTATCGGCCGTGAGCCCGGCACGCCCGGTCGCGATCGTGGCCGGGGCCGGCCGGTTGCCGCTCCTCATCGCCGCCGCCCTGGAGGGCGCCGGGCGCTCCTGCCGGGTGCTGGCGATCCGGGGCTTCGCCGATCCGGCGACGCGGCGGCGGGCCGACGCCACGGTCGATCTCCTCGACGTGCGCGGCGCACTCGACACCCTGTGCGCCTGGGCGCCCGCCGGAGTCACGCTCGCCGGCGCCGTGGCCCGGCCGAGCCCGGCCGCGCTGCTCAACACGCTCGCCGCCTACCGCAACCGCGAGGCGCTTCGCTCGCTGGCCTCGGGCGGCGACGACCACCTCCTGCGCGGCGTGCTGGCGCTCCTCGAAGAGCATGGGTTGCAGGTGCTCGGCGTGCGCGACCTCGCGCCGAACCTGATGGCGCCGCGGGGCCGCTTCGGCACCCTGGGACCCGACGAGGCGGCGGAGGCGTCCGTGGAGGCCGGCCGGGCCTTGCTCGCCAGCCTGTCGCCGCACGACGTGGGACAAGCCGCCGTGGTGGCGAGCCGGCGGGTGCTGGCGGTCGAGGGGCCGGAGGGCACCGACCGGATGCTCGCCCGGGCGCGGACGCTCGCCCGCCGTCCCCTCGGCCTCGGCCGCCCGCCCGCCGGGATGGTGCTGGTGAAGCGGGCGAAGGACGGCCAGGACCTCCGGGTCGACCTGCCGGCGATCGGTCCGCGCACGGTCAGGCGCGCGGCGGAGGCCGGCTGCCTCGGCATCGCGGTCGGGGCCGGCGACACCCTGGTGCTCGACCGGGCGGAAACGGTGGCGCTCGCCGACCGCCTCGGCCTCTTCCTCCTCGGCCTGCCTCCCGATTCCTCGCCGCCCGTTTCCTTGCCGCCCGTTTCCTTGCCGCCCGTTTCCCTGCCACCCGTTTTCTTGCCGCCCGACCCGGAGCCCTCCCGTTGA
- the lpxB gene encoding lipid-A-disaccharide synthase — MSAHPDPERPLTIWLVAGEESGDQLGAKLIRSLRALSDRPLSLSGVGGDAMAAEGMDSLFPLEDVAVIGYLAVAARIRLLMRRIRQTVRACVAARPDVLVIIDSPGFTHAVASRVRRQLPGLPVVDYVSPSVWAWRPWRAKTMRGYIDHVLALLPFEPDAHRRLDGPACTYVGHPLIERLSELRPGPAETATRQGPSPVLAVLPGSRRTEIERLMPIFGSALAKLQAQGHAFTVELPAVTRHRALIARLAASWPVAPRLIDGEADKLATFRRARAALAASGTVTLELALSGVPMVVAYQVPKIEEVIVRRLIQVPTIVLPNLILGENAIPELIQSDCTPERLAAALGPLLPDGPARAAQEAALARLDATMRLPDGDDPSRSAARIVLSIIRRSGDRFGGDDDARTRS, encoded by the coding sequence TTGAGCGCGCATCCCGATCCTGAACGTCCTCTCACGATCTGGCTCGTCGCGGGCGAGGAATCCGGCGACCAGCTCGGCGCCAAGCTGATCCGCTCGCTGCGCGCGCTCTCGGACAGGCCGCTCTCGCTCTCCGGCGTCGGCGGCGACGCGATGGCGGCGGAGGGGATGGACTCGCTGTTCCCGCTCGAGGACGTGGCGGTGATCGGCTACCTCGCGGTCGCCGCCCGCATCCGCCTGCTGATGCGGCGCATCCGCCAGACCGTGCGGGCCTGCGTGGCGGCCCGTCCCGACGTGCTCGTCATCATCGACAGCCCCGGCTTCACCCATGCGGTGGCGAGCCGGGTGCGTCGGCAACTGCCGGGTCTGCCCGTGGTCGATTACGTCAGCCCGAGCGTCTGGGCCTGGCGCCCGTGGCGGGCGAAGACCATGCGCGGCTACATCGACCACGTGCTCGCCCTGCTGCCGTTCGAGCCCGATGCTCATCGCCGCCTCGATGGTCCGGCCTGCACCTATGTCGGCCACCCGCTGATCGAGCGTCTGAGCGAATTGCGGCCGGGTCCCGCCGAGACGGCGACCCGGCAGGGACCGAGCCCCGTCCTCGCGGTGCTGCCGGGCTCGCGCCGCACCGAGATCGAGCGGCTGATGCCGATCTTCGGGTCGGCCCTCGCCAAGCTCCAGGCCCAGGGCCACGCCTTCACGGTCGAGCTGCCGGCGGTGACCCGCCACCGCGCCCTGATCGCGCGTCTGGCCGCGTCCTGGCCGGTGGCCCCGCGCCTGATCGACGGCGAGGCCGACAAGCTCGCGACCTTCCGGCGCGCCCGGGCGGCGCTCGCGGCGTCGGGCACCGTGACCCTCGAACTCGCCTTGTCCGGCGTGCCGATGGTGGTGGCCTACCAGGTGCCGAAGATCGAGGAAGTGATCGTGCGCCGCCTGATCCAGGTGCCGACGATCGTGCTGCCGAACCTGATCCTGGGCGAGAACGCGATCCCCGAGCTGATCCAGTCGGATTGCACCCCCGAGCGCCTGGCAGCGGCGCTCGGGCCCCTCCTGCCCGACGGCCCGGCCCGGGCGGCGCAGGAGGCCGCGCTCGCCCGCCTCGACGCCACGATGCGGCTGCCCGACGGTGACGACCCGAGCCGCAGCGCCGCCCGGATCGTACTCAGCATCATTCGCCGAAGTGGTGACCGGTTCGGCGGCGACGATGATGCGAGAACAAGGAGCTGA
- a CDS encoding peroxiredoxin: protein MQPATVPDVTFHTRVRNDAIGGPNPFEWKDLTSADVFGGRNIVLFALPGAFTPACSDDHLPGYEQHADAFAALGIDQVICLSVNDAFVMFQWAKSKGIEKVFMLPDGNADFTRQMGMLVRRGRQGMGMRSWRYSMHVADGTIRKMFVEPGFRDDPPGVGLKVSDAGTMLDYLKSR, encoded by the coding sequence ATGCAGCCCGCCACCGTCCCGGACGTGACCTTCCACACCCGCGTCAGGAACGACGCCATCGGCGGCCCCAACCCGTTCGAGTGGAAGGACCTCACCTCGGCCGACGTGTTCGGCGGCCGCAACATCGTGCTGTTCGCGCTGCCCGGCGCCTTCACCCCGGCCTGCTCGGACGACCACCTGCCGGGTTACGAGCAGCATGCCGACGCCTTCGCCGCCCTCGGTATCGACCAGGTGATCTGCCTGTCGGTCAACGACGCCTTCGTGATGTTCCAGTGGGCGAAATCCAAGGGCATCGAGAAGGTGTTCATGCTGCCCGACGGCAATGCCGACTTCACGCGCCAGATGGGCATGCTGGTCAGGCGCGGCCGCCAGGGCATGGGGATGCGCAGCTGGCGCTACTCCATGCATGTCGCGGACGGCACGATCCGGAAGATGTTCGTCGAGCCCGGCTTTCGCGATGACCCGCCGGGCGTCGGCCTCAAGGTCTCGGATGCCGGGACGATGCTCGATTACCTGAAGAGCCGGTAG